A single region of the Lactobacillus isalae genome encodes:
- a CDS encoding DNA-packaging protein yields the protein MSQAIGYENQDQILNRKSLAEYFHVSPNSIDDWVNLGMPYIQLSKTKRFSTKSALKWLHGHEETKQNKKRPIHVINE from the coding sequence ATGAGCCAAGCAATCGGGTATGAAAATCAAGACCAGATACTAAACCGCAAAAGCCTAGCCGAATATTTTCACGTTAGCCCAAATAGTATAGATGACTGGGTTAATTTAGGGATGCCGTATATTCAACTAAGCAAGACAAAAAGGTTTAGTACTAAGAGCGCCCTTAAATGGTTGCATGGGCATGAAGAAACTAAGCAAAACAAAAAGCGCCCTATCCATGTGATAAATGAATAA
- a CDS encoding GNAT family N-acetyltransferase, with protein MTLIYTRYADDNDLPEIMMIINEAKLFLKQSGSSQWQGNYPNENTIQTDIKNMNALVLMVDNQVAGYVASIVGKEATYQNIDGAWKNNNDNYATFHRLAISSKYRGMHLANFVFSDLISIMASQEIRNFRIDTSRKNKIMQHLVVKHNFIERGIIQVEEDPADPSRIAYELNL; from the coding sequence ATGACCTTGATTTATACACGTTATGCTGACGATAATGACTTACCTGAAATTATGATGATCATTAATGAAGCAAAATTATTTTTAAAACAAAGTGGCAGTAGCCAGTGGCAAGGAAATTATCCTAATGAAAATACAATTCAAACTGATATTAAAAATATGAATGCATTAGTTTTAATGGTAGATAATCAAGTTGCTGGCTACGTAGCAAGTATAGTGGGTAAAGAAGCAACATATCAAAATATTGATGGTGCTTGGAAAAATAATAATGATAATTATGCAACTTTTCATCGACTAGCAATTAGTAGTAAATATCGTGGTATGCATCTGGCAAATTTTGTGTTTTCAGATTTAATTTCAATAATGGCTAGTCAGGAAATTAGAAATTTTAGAATTGATACTTCACGTAAAAATAAGATTATGCAACATTTGGTTGTAAAACATAATTTTATTGAACGTGGAATTATTCAAGTGGAAGAGGATCCAGCTGATCCTAGTCGAATAGCATATGAATTAAATTTATAG
- the apf gene encoding aggregation-promoting factor → MLNKNLKSTLTKTAAAAALTLAGVAVVNNTQNTVKAAEVTVGQQEKVVTINYLPHKSIAVWNSYGPDKQMTGQYLPHATAWKVIRAAYDDAGNKWYDLGANQWVMAKYTRLGKDTVDPNVASELFTSQASSYNTAAQTQTTQGSYSAPKTSVGSYSSVQSTQTQQAPVQKAQPAQSQSSYTSNVSGSEAAAKAWIAGRESGGSYSARNGQYIGKYQLSASYLGGDYSAANQERVADNYVKSRYGSWTNAQSFWQSNGWY, encoded by the coding sequence ATGCTTAATAAAAATTTGAAATCTACTTTAACTAAAACCGCTGCAGCCGCTGCTCTTACTTTAGCAGGTGTAGCAGTTGTAAATAATACTCAAAACACTGTAAAGGCCGCAGAAGTTACTGTTGGTCAACAAGAAAAAGTTGTTACAATTAACTATCTTCCACATAAGAGCATTGCTGTTTGGAATTCATACGGTCCTGATAAGCAAATGACTGGTCAATACTTACCACACGCAACTGCTTGGAAAGTTATCAGAGCTGCATACGATGATGCAGGTAACAAATGGTACGACCTTGGTGCAAACCAATGGGTAATGGCTAAGTACACTCGCTTAGGTAAAGATACTGTTGACCCTAATGTTGCTTCAGAATTGTTTACTTCACAAGCAAGCTCATACAATACTGCAGCACAAACTCAAACTACTCAAGGTTCATACTCAGCTCCTAAGACTTCAGTAGGTTCTTACTCATCAGTACAAAGTACTCAAACTCAACAAGCCCCAGTACAAAAAGCACAACCTGCACAATCACAATCAAGCTATACTTCAAACGTATCTGGTTCTGAAGCAGCAGCTAAAGCTTGGATTGCAGGACGTGAATCAGGTGGTTCATACTCAGCAAGAAATGGCCAATACATTGGTAAGTATCAATTATCAGCATCATACCTTGGTGGAGACTACTCAGCAGCAAACCAAGAACGTGTAGCAGATAACTATGTAAAATCACGTTACGGTTCATGGACTAATGCTCAAAGTTTCTGGCAATCAAACGGCTGGTACTAA
- a CDS encoding helix-turn-helix domain-containing protein: MNRLKKMRDKKQLTFKDLSSAIKEQCNVSISPDALSKYERGKRNPKASVWEALARFYNVSVPYLQGTSSKKDIIKLLSDGYNEGFTYQHSRENENNILASIAKSIGSETMQNMVEFQKEYGNLKKVIDLYAELMNLEVPKDEKERVKFFTDKMGFLFEMPEGQRLLHATHSYTDTEVKESLLDALLNFTNMLYHSSKFDKSNEKHQ; encoded by the coding sequence ATGAACCGATTGAAAAAAATGAGAGACAAGAAGCAATTAACTTTTAAAGATTTAAGTTCTGCAATTAAGGAACAGTGTAACGTTTCTATTTCCCCTGATGCGCTTTCAAAATATGAACGTGGTAAAAGAAACCCAAAAGCCTCTGTTTGGGAAGCATTAGCACGTTTTTATAATGTTTCTGTTCCATATTTACAAGGCACATCAAGCAAAAAAGATATTATTAAGCTTTTAAGTGATGGATACAATGAAGGCTTTACGTATCAGCATTCAAGGGAAAACGAAAACAATATTTTAGCTTCTATTGCTAAAAGTATAGGTAGTGAAACGATGCAAAATATGGTTGAGTTTCAGAAAGAATATGGAAACTTGAAAAAGGTTATTGATTTGTATGCCGAATTAATGAATTTAGAAGTCCCAAAAGATGAAAAAGAAAGAGTAAAATTTTTCACTGATAAAATGGGCTTTTTATTCGAAATGCCAGAAGGTCAAAGACTTTTACATGCTACTCATTCATATACTGATACAGAAGTAAAAGAGTCATTGCTTGACGCATTATTGAATTTTACTAATATGCTTTATCACAGTTCTAAATTCGATAAGAGCAACGAAAAGCACCAATAA
- the galE gene encoding UDP-glucose 4-epimerase GalE, with amino-acid sequence MRVLVIGGAGYIGSHAVRKLIEEGNDVVVLDSLYTGHRKAVDKRAKFYQGDIEDTNLVSKILRDENIDAVMHFAAYSLVPESVKKPLKYYDNNVSGMISLLQAMDDAKVKYLVFSSSAATYGIPKTLPITEDTPLDPINPYGETKMMMEKIMHWADKADGIKSIALRYFNVAGASSDGSIGEDHGPETHLIPNILKSAISGDGNFTIFGDDYDTKDGTNVRDYVQVEDLIDAHILALKQVMETNKSDVFNLGTAQGYSNLEILEAAKKVTGIDIPYTIGPRRGGDPDSLVADSSKARKVLGWKPKHENVDDVIATAWNWHKSHPKGYEDK; translated from the coding sequence ATGCGAGTATTAGTTATTGGTGGTGCCGGTTATATCGGCTCTCATGCTGTTAGAAAATTAATTGAAGAAGGAAACGATGTTGTTGTCCTTGACTCTCTCTACACTGGCCATAGAAAGGCCGTTGACAAGAGAGCTAAATTTTACCAAGGCGATATCGAAGATACTAACTTAGTAAGCAAGATTTTACGTGATGAAAACATTGATGCTGTTATGCACTTTGCCGCTTACTCTTTAGTTCCTGAATCTGTTAAAAAGCCTTTGAAGTACTATGACAACAATGTTTCTGGTATGATTTCTCTTCTTCAAGCAATGGATGACGCTAAAGTTAAATACTTAGTATTTTCTTCATCCGCTGCTACTTATGGTATTCCAAAGACTTTACCGATTACTGAAGATACACCACTTGATCCAATCAATCCTTATGGTGAAACCAAGATGATGATGGAAAAGATTATGCACTGGGCTGACAAGGCTGACGGCATTAAGTCTATCGCTCTTCGCTACTTTAATGTTGCTGGTGCCTCAAGCGACGGCTCAATTGGTGAAGATCACGGTCCTGAAACTCACCTAATTCCAAATATCTTAAAGAGTGCTATTTCTGGTGATGGCAACTTTACTATTTTTGGTGACGACTATGACACTAAAGACGGTACTAATGTCCGTGACTACGTTCAAGTTGAAGACTTAATTGACGCCCATATCTTAGCTCTTAAGCAGGTAATGGAAACTAACAAGTCTGATGTCTTTAACTTAGGTACTGCTCAAGGTTACTCAAACTTAGAAATTCTTGAAGCTGCTAAGAAAGTTACTGGCATTGACATCCCTTACACTATTGGACCAAGAAGAGGCGGAGATCCTGACTCATTAGTTGCCGATTCAAGTAAGGCGCGTAAAGTTCTAGGCTGGAAGCCAAAGCATGAAAATGTTGATGACGTTATCGCAACTGCTTGGAACTGGCACAAGAGCCACCCAAAGGGCTACGAAGATAAGTAA
- the apf gene encoding aggregation-promoting factor, producing MKFQSILTKSLAAAALTATGLVALNSQNTNDAQAATIVQNDTNVVTINNANSTVAVWDGIENANFTGKELVHGTTWKVVRTAYDAMGNKWYDLGANQWIMAKYTVEGGNAATAKVATTVAPQAQASVQQAQTQVQAPVQKQQTAQVQQPVQKQTTTVASQQVSAQNTQAKTAAPAQQAQAPAQHQTVAQAPKTNYNYNVQRTYSAPVQQQRTYSYAPAQKQTTQVAQNTQTQATTSYTSNVSGSEAAAKAWIAGRESGGSYSARNGQYIGKYQLSASYLGGDYSAANQERVADNYVKSRYGSWTGAQKFWQTNGWY from the coding sequence TTGAAATTTCAATCTATCTTAACTAAGTCACTTGCAGCAGCTGCTCTTACCGCAACTGGTTTGGTAGCTTTAAATTCACAAAATACTAATGACGCACAAGCTGCTACTATTGTTCAAAATGATACTAATGTTGTAACTATTAACAATGCAAATTCTACTGTTGCCGTTTGGGATGGTATTGAAAATGCCAACTTTACTGGTAAGGAATTAGTACACGGTACTACTTGGAAAGTTGTAAGAACTGCTTACGATGCTATGGGTAACAAGTGGTACGACCTTGGTGCAAACCAATGGATTATGGCTAAGTACACTGTAGAAGGTGGAAATGCTGCTACTGCTAAGGTTGCTACTACTGTAGCTCCTCAAGCACAAGCTTCTGTACAACAAGCTCAAACTCAAGTACAAGCTCCAGTTCAAAAACAACAAACTGCTCAAGTACAACAACCAGTACAAAAGCAAACTACTACTGTAGCTTCACAACAAGTTTCAGCACAAAATACTCAAGCTAAGACTGCAGCTCCTGCACAACAAGCACAAGCTCCAGCTCAACATCAAACTGTTGCACAAGCTCCTAAGACTAACTACAACTACAATGTACAACGTACTTACTCAGCACCTGTGCAACAACAAAGAACTTACAGCTACGCTCCAGCACAAAAGCAAACTACTCAAGTAGCACAAAATACTCAAACTCAAGCAACTACTAGCTACACTTCAAACGTATCTGGTTCTGAAGCAGCAGCTAAGGCTTGGATTGCAGGACGTGAATCAGGTGGTTCATACTCAGCAAGAAATGGTCAATACATTGGTAAATACCAATTATCAGCATCATACCTTGGTGGAGATTACTCAGCAGCAAACCAAGAACGTGTAGCAGATAACTACGTAAAATCACGTTACGGTTCATGGACTGGTGCTCAAAAGTTCTGGCAAACTAACGGCTGGTACTAA
- a CDS encoding putative ABC transporter permease, translating into MPFTLSEIVVLFFTYSVIGWIWETIYCSIKDHHYDYRGFLFGPYCPVYGFAVTTILICTYRIQDNLFLLYVVGVIVATIFEYCASVFLQYVFNMKLWDYSHLWGNIQGRVAPIISLFWGLGVVFLVKIVQPFIQKIINWEEAKTHGYLALMILLVMGTDFILTIISVEKLHLSTKHWDERLNAQLKVDENKLNDRFDKLLESFSWNQKRLLTSFPHLKFTDVRHFNEVKHRLISRRENRS; encoded by the coding sequence ATGCCATTTACTCTTTCAGAAATTGTTGTTCTCTTTTTTACATATTCTGTAATTGGCTGGATATGGGAGACAATTTATTGTTCAATTAAAGACCATCATTATGATTATCGTGGCTTTTTGTTCGGTCCGTATTGTCCTGTTTATGGCTTTGCAGTAACCACAATTTTAATCTGCACATATCGAATTCAAGACAATCTCTTCCTATTGTATGTAGTGGGAGTGATAGTAGCGACTATTTTTGAGTATTGCGCTAGCGTGTTTTTACAGTATGTGTTTAATATGAAGTTGTGGGATTATTCTCATTTATGGGGAAATATTCAAGGAAGGGTTGCTCCAATTATTTCTTTATTTTGGGGATTAGGGGTTGTTTTCTTAGTAAAAATAGTTCAACCTTTTATTCAGAAAATTATTAATTGGGAAGAAGCAAAAACACATGGTTATTTGGCTTTAATGATACTTTTAGTCATGGGAACTGATTTTATTCTCACCATTATCAGTGTAGAGAAGCTTCATCTTAGTACTAAACATTGGGATGAACGGTTAAATGCACAGCTAAAAGTAGATGAGAACAAGCTTAATGATCGCTTTGATAAACTACTAGAATCATTTTCATGGAATCAAAAAAGGTTGTTAACTAGCTTTCCTCATCTTAAATTTACAGATGTAAGGCATTTTAATGAAGTTAAACATAGACTAATAAGCAGAAGAGAAAATAGGAGCTAA
- a CDS encoding FAD-dependent oxidoreductase gives MKTIKNIIIGFGKGGKTLAKFLAQKGEEVLVIEKSNKMYGGTCINIACLPSKRLIIEAANGVSYVDAVSGKNEMTAQLRDKNYHMLADEKTVTVLDGEAHFISDHEIQVNLPNGEKAQYKGERIFINTGAVPVMLPIPGLKESKYILDSTQAMDEKKMPENLTIIGAGYIGLEFASMFAKYGSKVTVLDHSKEFLGREDEDISQLVKKDLEDAGVHFELGADIIKISDEENEAKVYYQLNGQEKEISANRILVAIGRKPNIEELGLENTSIEVTDRGAIKVDDFLRTTVDNVWAIGDVKGGLQFTYISLDDFRIIKDQLFGTGARMISDRKVVPYSVFISPALSQVGINEKQAQKQNKTYKLFKLSVAAIPKAKVAKDSRGLFKALVDPETEEILGATLYGIESYELINMISLAMKAHLSYTVLRDQIYTHPTMSEAFNELFK, from the coding sequence ATGAAGACAATCAAAAATATTATTATTGGCTTTGGTAAAGGTGGAAAAACTCTCGCTAAATTTTTAGCTCAAAAGGGTGAGGAAGTATTAGTAATTGAAAAATCTAATAAGATGTACGGTGGTACATGCATTAATATCGCCTGCTTACCATCAAAAAGATTAATTATTGAAGCAGCAAATGGTGTCTCTTATGTAGATGCTGTAAGTGGAAAAAATGAGATGACAGCGCAATTGCGAGATAAAAATTACCATATGCTTGCAGATGAAAAGACTGTGACTGTATTAGATGGGGAAGCTCATTTTATTTCAGATCATGAAATTCAAGTAAATTTGCCTAATGGTGAAAAAGCACAATATAAAGGCGAACGTATTTTTATTAATACGGGGGCAGTTCCAGTAATGTTACCGATTCCGGGACTAAAGGAAAGTAAGTATATTCTTGATTCTACCCAAGCAATGGATGAAAAGAAGATGCCAGAGAACCTAACAATCATTGGAGCTGGCTACATTGGACTAGAATTTGCAAGTATGTTTGCAAAATATGGTAGTAAAGTAACTGTGCTGGACCATAGTAAGGAATTTTTAGGTCGAGAAGACGAGGATATTAGTCAGTTAGTAAAGAAAGATTTAGAAGATGCTGGTGTGCATTTTGAACTTGGTGCTGATATCATAAAAATTTCTGATGAAGAAAATGAAGCAAAAGTTTATTACCAATTAAATGGTCAAGAAAAAGAAATTAGTGCAAATCGTATTTTAGTTGCAATAGGAAGAAAGCCTAATATTGAAGAACTTGGTTTAGAAAATACTTCAATTGAAGTAACTGATCGAGGTGCAATTAAAGTAGATGACTTTTTGAGAACAACAGTTGATAATGTGTGGGCAATTGGAGATGTTAAGGGTGGTCTTCAATTTACTTATATTTCTTTAGATGATTTTAGGATTATTAAAGATCAATTATTTGGTACTGGCGCACGAATGATCAGCGATAGAAAAGTAGTTCCATATAGTGTCTTTATTTCACCAGCTTTGTCTCAAGTCGGCATAAATGAAAAGCAGGCTCAAAAACAAAATAAAACGTATAAATTATTTAAATTATCTGTTGCGGCTATTCCTAAAGCAAAAGTTGCTAAAGATAGCAGAGGATTATTTAAGGCTTTAGTTGATCCTGAAACTGAAGAAATTTTAGGTGCAACTTTATATGGAATTGAATCATATGAGTTAATTAATATGATTTCTTTAGCAATGAAGGCTCATCTTTCTTACACAGTTTTAAGAGATCAAATTTATACTCATCCTACTATGTCAGAAGCCTTTAATGAGTTATTTAAGTAG
- a CDS encoding aldo/keto reductase has protein sequence MNFNSFEDTYTLNNGVKIPIIGFGTWKTPNGDIAKHAVEAALKSGYRHIDTAAAYGNEESVGQAIKNSGINRHDLFITTKLWNADHSYKSAKAAIDRSLQNLKVDYLDLYLIHWPNPVAMRDHWAEANSESWRAMEEAVKAGKIRAIGVSNFRKHHLDELLKTAEIKPAVNQIMLNPSGLQEDVVKVNDELGMLSEAYSPLGTGGLLDNETVNEIAKEVGKSPAQVLIRWSLEHGFLPLPKSVHDKYIAANVEVFDFNLHSEQMKKLDSLHGVSGLATDPDTANF, from the coding sequence ATGAATTTTAATTCATTCGAAGATACATATACATTAAATAATGGTGTAAAGATTCCAATTATTGGATTTGGAACTTGGAAAACACCTAACGGAGATATTGCAAAGCATGCAGTTGAAGCAGCACTTAAGTCAGGCTATCGGCATATTGATACGGCCGCCGCTTATGGTAATGAGGAAAGTGTTGGTCAAGCGATTAAAAATAGTGGAATAAATCGTCATGATTTGTTTATTACAACTAAGCTTTGGAATGCAGATCATAGTTATAAATCAGCTAAGGCAGCCATTGATAGGAGTTTACAAAATTTAAAGGTTGATTATTTAGACTTGTACTTAATTCACTGGCCTAATCCAGTTGCTATGCGTGATCACTGGGCTGAAGCAAATTCTGAAAGCTGGCGTGCTATGGAAGAAGCAGTAAAAGCTGGAAAAATTAGAGCGATTGGTGTATCTAACTTTAGGAAACATCACTTAGATGAACTCCTTAAAACAGCTGAAATAAAGCCTGCGGTTAATCAAATTATGCTTAATCCTAGCGGTCTTCAAGAGGATGTTGTTAAAGTTAATGATGAATTAGGTATGCTTAGCGAAGCATATAGTCCATTAGGTACTGGTGGGTTATTAGATAATGAAACTGTTAATGAAATAGCTAAGGAAGTAGGAAAATCTCCAGCTCAAGTTTTAATTCGTTGGTCTTTAGAACATGGATTTTTACCGCTACCTAAATCAGTTCATGACAAATACATTGCAGCTAATGTAGAAGTATTTGATTTTAACTTGCATTCTGAACAAATGAAAAAATTAGATAGCTTACATGGAGTTAGTGGATTAGCTACTGATCCAGATACAGCTAACTTTTAA
- a CDS encoding DUF898 family protein, protein METRHGRNSFFDGGLLSFIGWHLLGTIITVCTLGICYPWAVCMIYGWEINHTVIEGHRMKFVGSAFGLFGNWIKWLLLTVITLGIYGFWVGIKIRDWKAKNTIFIS, encoded by the coding sequence ATGGAAACTAGACATGGACGTAATTCGTTTTTTGATGGCGGTTTATTATCCTTTATTGGCTGGCATCTTTTAGGAACAATCATCACCGTTTGTACCTTAGGAATTTGTTATCCTTGGGCAGTTTGTATGATTTATGGTTGGGAAATTAATCATACTGTAATTGAAGGACACAGGATGAAGTTTGTTGGAAGTGCATTTGGCTTATTTGGTAATTGGATAAAGTGGCTTCTTTTGACAGTAATTACACTAGGCATTTATGGCTTCTGGGTTGGAATAAAAATTAGGGACTGGAAGGCAAAAAATACAATTTTTATTAGTTAG
- the psiE gene encoding phosphate-starvation-inducible protein PsiE — protein sequence MKKINKTANKYANFLRFFIMVALGILGALLIFLMFGQLFAIGQIMIKNSLINIPTKILDEIVTFFLFFEFSAMIIAALKHMGHTSLNFLMSLGITALLRNLITAHGEPMQILIHAIAILLLIIGIVILNKHIKL from the coding sequence ATGAAGAAAATAAATAAAACAGCTAATAAATATGCCAATTTTCTCCGCTTCTTCATCATGGTTGCATTGGGAATATTAGGAGCACTACTAATCTTTCTCATGTTTGGGCAACTATTTGCAATTGGTCAAATAATGATTAAAAACAGTCTCATTAACATACCAACTAAAATTCTAGATGAGATAGTTACCTTCTTCTTGTTTTTTGAATTTTCAGCAATGATTATTGCCGCCCTTAAACATATGGGACATACTAGTCTAAACTTTTTAATGAGTTTAGGTATTACTGCCCTATTACGAAACTTAATCACTGCACATGGCGAACCGATGCAAATTTTAATTCATGCAATTGCAATTTTATTATTAATCATCGGAATAGTTATCTTGAACAAGCATATAAAACTATAA
- a CDS encoding site-specific integrase has product MKTRMKEIKEYQTAKGKIRYKTNIYLGRDEKGKPLQYRKSFKTYKEAEKACIKVLDQLENGTYWNLSQNITFKEMYEKWLKIYQLGTIKESTLATTERMIEKHVLPILGDMVLNKITVEQCQNAVFKWKNDAPKTFGKYARYTKKIFNEAKRLDYIEKSPMDKVIIPPVDCEPFKSSFYERDELKRYLEVARIYKKEAYAFFFLAGTTGLRCGELRALKWSDINLDQGYLYVNRTYTVGLNNRNYIDSPKTKSSARMVSLPFQTVELLKEWRVFQQKETKVFSLVADRLVFNGYKNMRPSYDVPISTTTLDRWNVEIAKKAGLDHIRVHDFRGTYASLMVSSRVDTNHLKEEMGHANIKTTMDRYAKTTNDLRKADTEKFESYLPFDAQSL; this is encoded by the coding sequence ATGAAGACAAGAATGAAAGAGATAAAAGAATATCAAACTGCAAAGGGTAAGATACGATATAAGACTAATATATATCTGGGAAGAGATGAAAAGGGGAAACCGCTCCAATACAGAAAGAGTTTTAAGACCTATAAGGAAGCAGAAAAAGCATGTATCAAAGTGCTTGACCAGCTTGAAAACGGCACGTATTGGAATTTATCCCAGAATATTACGTTTAAAGAGATGTATGAAAAATGGTTGAAGATTTATCAATTAGGCACGATTAAAGAAAGCACGTTAGCAACTACCGAACGCATGATAGAAAAGCATGTTTTGCCTATATTGGGAGATATGGTTCTTAATAAAATTACTGTTGAACAGTGTCAAAATGCTGTATTTAAGTGGAAAAACGATGCGCCTAAAACCTTTGGTAAATATGCACGGTATACAAAAAAGATTTTTAATGAAGCTAAGAGATTAGACTATATAGAAAAAAGCCCAATGGATAAAGTAATAATCCCGCCAGTGGATTGTGAACCATTTAAAAGCTCTTTTTATGAAAGGGATGAACTTAAAAGATATTTAGAAGTTGCACGTATTTATAAAAAAGAAGCATATGCTTTCTTTTTCTTAGCAGGAACAACAGGGCTAAGATGTGGAGAGTTACGAGCCTTGAAGTGGTCTGATATTAATTTAGATCAAGGCTATTTATATGTTAATAGGACTTACACAGTCGGCTTGAACAATAGAAATTATATTGATAGCCCTAAAACCAAAAGCAGTGCAAGGATGGTAAGCTTGCCTTTTCAAACTGTTGAACTATTAAAAGAGTGGCGTGTTTTTCAGCAAAAAGAAACAAAAGTTTTTAGTTTAGTAGCTGATAGGCTAGTTTTTAACGGCTATAAAAATATGCGTCCCTCGTATGATGTGCCGATATCAACAACAACATTAGACAGGTGGAATGTTGAAATAGCTAAAAAGGCAGGCTTAGACCATATCAGGGTGCATGATTTTAGGGGCACTTATGCTTCTTTAATGGTTTCGTCTCGTGTTGATACAAACCACTTAAAAGAAGAGATGGGGCACGCCAATATTAAAACCACGATGGATAGGTATGCTAAAACTACTAATGATTTAAGAAAAGCAGATACAGAAAAGTTTGAGAGTTATTTACCTTTTGATGCTCAAAGCCTATAA